Proteins encoded in a region of the Funiculus sociatus GB2-C1 genome:
- a CDS encoding BolA family protein translates to MVSPAQVEEMIKAKLPDAQVQVQDLTGGGDHYQVTVVSSQFEGKRLVQQHQIVYGAVQQAMATEAIHALALKTYTPQDWEAVRVV, encoded by the coding sequence ATGGTTAGCCCAGCTCAAGTAGAGGAAATGATCAAGGCAAAGTTGCCGGATGCTCAGGTACAGGTTCAAGATTTGACTGGCGGTGGCGACCATTATCAGGTGACTGTGGTTTCGTCTCAGTTTGAAGGTAAACGGCTCGTGCAACAGCACCAGATTGTTTATGGTGCTGTGCAGCAAGCTATGGCAACTGAAGCTATTCACGCTCTAGCCCTGAAAACTTATACTCCCCAGGATTGGGAGGCAGTTAGGGTTGTTTAA
- the grxD gene encoding Grx4 family monothiol glutaredoxin, producing MTPELKERIDSLLKENKIVVFMKGNKLMPQCGFSNNVVQILNTLGVPYQTVDILDDWEIRQGIKEYSSWPTIPQVYINGEFVGGSDILIELYQKGELQEMVEVALAS from the coding sequence ATGACCCCAGAACTAAAAGAGCGGATTGATAGCTTGCTCAAAGAAAACAAAATTGTGGTCTTTATGAAGGGCAACAAGCTGATGCCCCAATGTGGTTTTTCTAACAATGTGGTGCAGATTTTAAATACTCTGGGTGTTCCCTACCAGACTGTTGACATTCTGGATGATTGGGAAATTCGGCAGGGAATTAAGGAGTATTCCAGCTGGCCTACAATTCCCCAAGTTTACATTAATGGCGAGTTTGTTGGCGGCTCGGATATTTTGATTGAGCTGTACCAGAAGGGTGAATTGCAGGAAATGGTTGAAGTTGCTCTGGCTTCTTAA